The following are encoded in a window of Colletotrichum lupini chromosome 3, complete sequence genomic DNA:
- a CDS encoding exosome complex subunit Rrp46, which yields FALAFRANLKGEFLTHQFIPLFSFANIAASPFAMTLNSNPQARISHLPRADGSATFSRGGYCVVAAVNGPIEVQRRDENPFESVVDVIVRPAAGVGGTGERQLENILRSALRQLIPVKNFPRCLIQVTLQVTETPQNDYANSKVVQAQSSLPLLPALFHSAILALLSAAVPLKAIATCATLAVVRKGDKIIADPSPLEIDQSKSLHVVIFTSQNDLLLLESEGTFSMAEWDEVINKGQSVCSQHRQAELGVAMDDDSQDATDMQQFIRTVMESKAA from the exons TTCGCACTCGCTTTTCGAGCAAACCTCAAGGGAGAATTCCTAACTCACCAGTTCATTCCCTTGTTCTCATTCGCCAACATTGCCGCATCACCATTCGCCATGACTCTCAATTCGAACCCCCAGGCCCGCATCTCACATCTGCCGCGAGCAGATGGCTCGGCAACGTTTTCAAGAGGCGGCTATTGCGTGGTTGCGGCCGTCAATGGGCCGATTGAGGTCCAACGACGCGACGAAAACCCCTTCGAATCAGTCGTTGATGTTATCGTACGACCTGCTGCAGGGGTCGGAG GCACAGGAGAACGCCAACTCGAGAACATTCTGCGGTCCGCCCTTCGCCAGCTGATTCCCGTCAAAAACTTCCCTCGATGTCTTATTCAGGTTACGCTCCAGGTGACTGAGACGCCGCAGAATGACTATGCAAACAGCAAAGTAGTACAAGCTCAGTCT AGTCTGCCTCTGCTACCGGCTCTCTTTCACAGCGCCATCCTGGCCTTGCTGTCGGCTGCTGTGCCTTTGAAGGCTATTGCCACATGTGCCACTTTGGCCGTTGTCCGGAAGGGTGACAAGATCATCGCTGACCCGTCTCCTCTGGAGATTGACCAGTCAAAATCGCTTCACGTTGTCATCTTCACGTCGCAGAACGACCTGTTGTTGTTGGAGAGTGAGGGGACGTTCTCCATGGCCGAGTGGGATGAGGTGATCAACAAAGGTCAATCAGTGTGCAGCCAACACCGTCAAGCGGAGCTAGGTGTCGCCATGGACGATGACAGCCAAGACGCAACCGACATGCAGCAGTTCATCCGGACCGTCATGGAATCAAAGGCTGCGTAA